One Paenisporosarcina sp. FSL H8-0542 genomic region harbors:
- a CDS encoding GNAT family N-acetyltransferase has translation MNHHKLIITQYNAKYAEQTVDMWRESKEQAIGQKEIHSFENHVYFLNHILPEQFQIDLALIDENVVGMIVYNEMEISQLYIHIDYQGIGIGHSLLDKVKAQSSGRLTLYTFEVNENAQRFYEKHGFEIIGRGHENEENLPDIQYEWISKKML, from the coding sequence ATGAACCATCATAAATTGATAATTACTCAGTACAACGCTAAATATGCTGAACAAACAGTGGATATGTGGCGAGAAAGTAAGGAACAGGCTATTGGTCAGAAAGAAATTCACAGCTTTGAAAATCACGTATATTTTTTAAATCATATATTACCTGAACAGTTTCAAATAGATTTAGCGTTAATTGATGAAAACGTAGTTGGAATGATTGTCTATAATGAAATGGAAATAAGCCAATTATATATTCATATAGATTACCAAGGAATTGGTATAGGTCATTCATTACTAGATAAAGTAAAAGCACAATCAAGTGGGAGATTAACATTATACACATTTGAAGTAAATGAGAATGCACAACGATTTTATGAAAAACATGGATTTGAAATCATCGGCAGAGGACATGAAAATGAAGAGAATTTACCTGATATTCAATATGAATGGATATCCAAAAAAATGCTGTAA
- a CDS encoding YitT family protein, producing MKETLNEKIKKKTIAKQKNLKIILRALLVIIGGFITAYGLEAVLIPNNVSDGGVTGLSIVGSELFDLPLGALIAILNLPFVFLGYKQIGKRFAIYSVIGIASLAVGTILMHGVSTIIHGDTLLVTVVGGIIIGFGMGLALRNGGALDGIDMLAVLLSRKLPFGTSDLILFLNVFVFIVVSLVFGFQGAILSAIAYFIASKVIHIVEEGLSGSKTFKIITNQPEIMVETIRDRLGRGATYSIVEGGYSNEQFKEITCVINRLEESKMKEIIQEIDVNAFVTIYEVVEVSGGRFKKKDIH from the coding sequence ATGAAAGAGACATTAAACGAGAAAATTAAAAAGAAAACAATCGCAAAGCAAAAAAATCTTAAAATTATTTTGCGAGCACTATTGGTCATTATTGGGGGCTTTATTACTGCATATGGACTAGAAGCGGTATTAATCCCGAACAATGTCTCAGATGGTGGTGTGACAGGCCTAAGTATTGTTGGGTCAGAATTGTTCGATTTGCCTTTAGGAGCACTTATTGCAATACTGAATCTCCCGTTCGTATTTTTAGGTTATAAGCAAATCGGTAAGCGTTTTGCTATATACTCAGTAATCGGGATAGCATCCTTAGCAGTTGGCACGATCCTTATGCACGGAGTATCAACCATCATTCATGGCGATACTTTGTTAGTAACCGTTGTCGGCGGTATTATAATTGGTTTCGGTATGGGTTTAGCCTTACGAAATGGTGGCGCCTTAGATGGAATTGATATGTTAGCCGTATTACTATCCAGAAAATTACCTTTTGGAACAAGCGATCTTATCTTATTTTTAAACGTCTTTGTCTTTATTGTTGTTTCGTTAGTTTTCGGTTTTCAAGGGGCTATCTTATCGGCAATCGCTTACTTTATTGCTTCTAAAGTTATTCACATTGTTGAAGAAGGTTTAAGTGGTTCTAAAACCTTTAAAATTATTACGAATCAACCCGAAATCATGGTAGAGACAATTCGTGACCGCTTAGGCCGTGGAGCCACATATAGCATCGTTGAAGGCGGCTACTCAAATGAGCAATTTAAAGAAATCACTTGTGTAATTAATCGCTTGGAAGAAAGTAAAATGAAAGAAATCATACAGGAAATTGACGTCAATGCATTTGTAACGATATATGAAGTGGTGGAAGTTAGTGGCGGTAGGTTCAAAAAGAAAGATATTCATTAA
- a CDS encoding enoyl-CoA hydratase-related protein — protein MSTVLYRKENHIGYVTINREQALNCFNFETLQELQSVTDSISLDPDVRVVIFTGAGDKAFSAGADLKERKTLTETEVRRNVRAIRDVFNSIANLPQPTIAAVNGYAFGGGFELMIACDFSIAAKDVQMGLTETSWAIIPGAGGTQRLPRLVGEMKAKELIFTARKFTAEEGVELGIVLKVVEKKQLLETCEQFALNMMKNGPVAIKQAKYAISTGMNTDLQTGLAIESKAYELVIPTTDRIEALNAFSEKRRPIFTGI, from the coding sequence ATGTCAACTGTTCTATATAGAAAAGAAAACCATATCGGGTATGTGACCATTAATAGAGAACAAGCTTTGAACTGCTTTAATTTCGAAACGCTTCAGGAACTGCAATCGGTGACAGATTCAATCTCTCTTGATCCAGATGTTCGTGTTGTTATTTTCACTGGAGCTGGGGATAAAGCATTCAGTGCCGGAGCCGATTTAAAAGAACGCAAGACGCTGACTGAAACCGAAGTTCGAAGAAATGTGAGAGCTATTAGAGATGTATTTAATAGCATCGCAAATCTTCCTCAGCCCACGATTGCTGCCGTAAATGGCTATGCTTTTGGTGGGGGTTTTGAATTGATGATTGCCTGTGATTTTTCAATTGCAGCAAAAGATGTTCAGATGGGATTAACCGAAACAAGCTGGGCCATCATCCCAGGTGCTGGGGGTACTCAACGACTTCCAAGACTTGTAGGAGAAATGAAAGCAAAAGAACTGATTTTCACGGCTAGAAAGTTCACAGCTGAGGAAGGTGTCGAACTTGGCATCGTATTAAAAGTCGTAGAGAAAAAACAGTTGCTAGAAACATGCGAGCAGTTCGCTTTAAATATGATGAAAAATGGTCCTGTTGCGATTAAACAGGCAAAGTACGCTATTTCAACTGGAATGAATACAGACTTGCAGACAGGGTTAGCTATTGAGTCGAAAGCTTATGAGTTGGTGATTCCGACTACTGATCGTATCGAAGCTTTAAACGCATTTAGTGAAAAACGTCGTCCAATATTCACTGGGATTTAA
- a CDS encoding Glu/Leu/Phe/Val dehydrogenase, whose translation MKVAERTSMAKEFELFDKMSAHEQVVFCNDPSTGLRAIIAIHNTTLGPALGGCRMQPYNSMDEALEDVLRLSKGMTYKCAAADVDFGGGKAVIIGDPKTDKSPELFRAFGQFVNSLGGRFYTGTDMGTAMDDFIHASKETNFINGLPVEYGGGGDSSIPTAAGVLYGIKATNHMLFGNDELGGHTYAIQGLGKVGFKVACGLLEAGAEIFVTDIHQDSIDAIKAKAATTAGKVTVIAKEDIYSQQADIFVPCAFGGIINDNTIAQFKVKAIVGAANNQLLNDTHGKMLHEKGILYAPDYIVNSGGLIQVADELYGINHERVLAKTKHIYDAILEVFKEASSSGKTTEESANEMCEKRIVERSKRNSFYTAPAKPKWSIRNLS comes from the coding sequence ATGAAAGTTGCAGAAAGAACATCAATGGCTAAAGAATTTGAACTCTTCGATAAAATGAGTGCACATGAACAAGTGGTTTTTTGTAACGATCCTTCCACTGGTTTGCGTGCCATCATTGCAATCCATAATACAACTCTCGGTCCTGCACTCGGCGGATGCCGTATGCAACCTTATAACAGTATGGACGAGGCACTGGAAGATGTTCTGCGATTGTCAAAAGGGATGACTTACAAATGCGCTGCCGCTGATGTTGATTTTGGAGGCGGAAAAGCAGTCATAATCGGGGATCCGAAAACAGATAAGTCACCTGAACTGTTCCGTGCATTCGGTCAATTTGTCAATTCTTTAGGTGGCCGTTTTTATACTGGAACAGATATGGGTACGGCAATGGATGATTTCATACACGCTTCAAAAGAAACCAATTTTATCAACGGCCTTCCGGTCGAATATGGTGGTGGCGGGGATTCATCTATTCCGACGGCAGCAGGTGTCCTATACGGCATTAAAGCGACCAATCATATGCTCTTTGGAAACGATGAATTGGGCGGACACACCTATGCCATTCAAGGCCTTGGAAAGGTTGGATTTAAAGTTGCATGCGGATTGCTTGAAGCTGGTGCTGAAATTTTCGTAACAGATATCCATCAGGATAGTATAGATGCCATTAAAGCGAAAGCAGCAACAACTGCCGGCAAAGTGACCGTGATAGCAAAAGAAGATATTTATTCACAGCAGGCAGATATATTCGTTCCTTGTGCATTTGGTGGAATCATCAATGACAATACAATCGCTCAGTTTAAAGTAAAAGCAATCGTTGGTGCAGCTAACAATCAACTATTGAATGACACTCACGGGAAAATGTTACACGAAAAAGGAATTTTATACGCTCCTGATTATATCGTCAATTCCGGCGGCCTTATTCAAGTAGCTGATGAATTGTACGGGATTAATCATGAACGTGTACTTGCCAAAACAAAACATATTTATGATGCGATTTTGGAAGTGTTCAAGGAAGCGAGCAGCAGCGGCAAAACAACAGAAGAATCCGCAAATGAGATGTGTGAAAAACGAATTGTGGAAAGATCGAAGCGAAATAGCTTCTACACAGCACCAGCTAAACCAAAGTGGTCCATACGCAACTTATCCTGA
- a CDS encoding Glu/Leu/Phe/Val dehydrogenase has translation METAKSIPLSGEFELFERMAEHEQVVFCNDPSTGLRAIIAIHNTTVGPALGGCRMHPYRSVEEALEDALRLSKGMSYKCAAAGVDFGGGKAVIIGDPKSDKSPELFRAFGQFINSLGGRFYTGTDMGTTMEDFIHASKETHYIVGLPVAYGGGGDSSVPTAAGVLYGIKATNQSLFGKPDLGGRTYAIQGLGKVGSKVAIGLLEEGAHLYVTDISHESLRIIEELASTTSGTVKVVGSEDIYSQEADVFVPCALGGIINDQTIEQFQVKAIAGSANNQLLNETHGRRLQQKGILYAPDYIINSGGLIQVADELYGINHARVLAKTRHIYDAILEVYEMAIKNGISTMEAANMMCDKRIENKRNRNGFFTTAMKPKWAFRK, from the coding sequence ATGGAAACTGCTAAAAGCATTCCATTGTCTGGCGAATTTGAACTCTTTGAAAGGATGGCAGAGCATGAACAAGTAGTTTTTTGTAATGATCCTTCAACCGGTCTCCGTGCGATTATTGCCATCCATAACACAACGGTAGGACCCGCTTTAGGGGGGTGTCGGATGCATCCATATCGAAGCGTCGAAGAGGCACTCGAAGATGCCCTCAGATTATCCAAAGGAATGAGCTATAAATGTGCGGCTGCAGGTGTGGATTTTGGTGGTGGAAAAGCAGTTATTATCGGGGATCCGAAATCAGATAAATCACCTGAGTTGTTTCGGGCATTCGGTCAATTTATAAATTCATTAGGCGGCAGATTTTATACTGGGACGGATATGGGTACGACCATGGAAGATTTCATACACGCTTCAAAAGAGACACATTACATTGTAGGTCTACCAGTGGCATATGGAGGTGGGGGCGATTCCTCTGTTCCTACGGCAGCGGGTGTTCTTTATGGCATAAAGGCAACGAATCAATCTCTTTTTGGCAAGCCAGACTTGGGTGGAAGAACATACGCCATTCAAGGTTTAGGAAAAGTAGGATCTAAAGTTGCCATCGGTTTACTTGAAGAAGGGGCACATCTCTATGTTACCGATATCAGTCATGAAAGTCTGAGAATAATAGAAGAATTAGCCTCAACTACATCGGGAACAGTGAAGGTTGTTGGAAGTGAAGATATCTATTCACAGGAAGCGGATGTATTTGTCCCTTGTGCACTTGGAGGAATCATTAACGATCAGACAATTGAACAGTTCCAGGTGAAAGCAATAGCAGGATCTGCAAACAATCAATTGCTAAATGAAACGCATGGCAGAAGACTTCAGCAAAAGGGCATTCTGTACGCACCAGATTATATTATCAATTCAGGCGGACTGATTCAGGTGGCTGATGAATTGTATGGCATTAATCACGCAAGAGTCCTTGCTAAAACAAGGCATATCTATGATGCCATTTTAGAAGTATACGAGATGGCTATAAAAAATGGGATTTCGACGATGGAAGCTGCAAATATGATGTGTGACAAAAGAATTGAAAACAAAAGGAATAGAAATGGCTTTTTCACTACAGCAATGAAACCAAAGTGGGCATTCCGCAAATGA
- a CDS encoding acetyl-CoA C-acyltransferase codes for MREVVIVDAVRTPIGRYNGALKDVRPDDLGAVVIKALIERNPGLITSQIEEVVLGNANQAGEDNRNVARMSALLAGLPVEVAGTTINRLCGSGLDAVMYAARAIAVGDGDVYIAGGTESMTRAPLVMAKPTQAFPRGNMELQDTTIGWRFTNSKLKEMYGTDSMPETAENVAQRFKITRASQDQFAFESQQRAKKALEENRFADEIVPVVYVDRKGNNVVVKQDEHPRPDTTFEKLSQLKPIFKDGTVTAGNASGVNDGASALLLMSAEKAKELNLTPLAKYVAGATAGLEPNVMGLGPIYATRKVLERTGLTANDIGLVELNEAFASQSLECIKQLELDDKKVNVNGGAIAFGHPLGASGARILTTLLYEMKRENVQYGLATMCIGVGQGIATIIENISE; via the coding sequence ATGAGAGAAGTGGTCATCGTAGACGCAGTAAGAACACCTATTGGAAGATATAACGGTGCATTAAAAGATGTGCGACCTGATGACTTGGGGGCAGTCGTGATCAAGGCATTGATTGAGCGTAATCCAGGTCTGATAACTTCACAAATTGAAGAAGTTGTTTTAGGGAATGCCAATCAGGCAGGAGAAGATAACCGCAATGTTGCACGTATGTCTGCATTATTAGCAGGACTTCCGGTTGAAGTGGCAGGCACCACGATAAATCGTCTGTGCGGTTCAGGTCTTGACGCTGTTATGTATGCGGCGAGAGCCATTGCAGTGGGAGATGGAGATGTTTACATCGCTGGTGGAACTGAAAGCATGACGCGCGCACCACTGGTCATGGCAAAACCAACTCAAGCATTCCCCAGAGGCAATATGGAATTGCAGGATACTACAATTGGTTGGCGCTTTACCAATAGTAAGTTAAAAGAGATGTACGGAACGGACTCGATGCCCGAGACTGCGGAAAATGTAGCTCAGCGATTCAAAATTACACGAGCGAGTCAGGATCAATTTGCTTTTGAAAGTCAGCAACGAGCTAAAAAAGCATTGGAAGAAAACCGTTTTGCTGATGAGATTGTTCCGGTTGTTTATGTGGACCGAAAAGGAAATAACGTAGTGGTGAAGCAGGATGAGCATCCTCGTCCGGATACTACTTTTGAGAAACTCAGTCAGCTGAAACCGATTTTTAAAGATGGTACGGTTACGGCAGGGAACGCTTCAGGGGTGAATGACGGTGCGTCTGCTTTGTTGCTGATGAGTGCAGAAAAAGCGAAAGAATTGAACTTAACACCTCTGGCGAAATACGTGGCCGGTGCTACAGCTGGCCTCGAACCAAATGTGATGGGGCTAGGTCCTATTTACGCGACGAGAAAAGTATTGGAACGAACCGGTCTGACTGCAAATGATATTGGATTGGTTGAATTAAATGAAGCTTTTGCCTCACAGTCGCTAGAGTGTATAAAGCAATTAGAGCTGGACGATAAAAAAGTGAATGTTAATGGTGGTGCGATTGCTTTTGGTCACCCTCTTGGTGCCAGTGGCGCAAGAATATTAACCACACTTTTATATGAAATGAAAAGAGAGAACGTTCAATATGGCCTGGCTACGATGTGTATCGGAGTCGGTCAGGGAATCGCAACAATTATCGAGAATATATCGGAATAA
- a CDS encoding gamma carbonic anhydrase family protein: MIISFKGNTPKLASTVFVAPGAKIIGEVIVGEESTIWFNAVLRGDEGLISIGKRCSIQDNSTIHLYEDAPVIVEDEVTVGHNVILHGCKIGKRSIIGMGSTILDHAEIGEECIIGANTLIPPGKKFPPRSLVVGSPGKVVRELSDKDFEIIQLSIDTYVQKGYDYREILQSKETE, translated from the coding sequence TTGATTATTTCATTTAAAGGAAATACACCTAAACTAGCTTCAACGGTATTCGTTGCGCCAGGAGCGAAAATTATCGGAGAAGTAATAGTAGGGGAAGAATCAACTATTTGGTTCAACGCCGTTTTACGTGGAGATGAAGGACTTATTTCGATTGGAAAAAGATGCAGTATTCAAGACAATTCTACGATTCATTTGTATGAAGATGCACCTGTTATAGTTGAAGACGAAGTAACAGTTGGCCATAATGTCATCTTACACGGCTGTAAAATTGGAAAACGTTCGATCATCGGCATGGGTTCCACCATACTGGATCATGCTGAAATCGGGGAAGAATGCATCATCGGTGCCAATACATTAATTCCTCCCGGCAAAAAATTCCCACCGCGTTCATTAGTTGTGGGATCGCCAGGAAAAGTAGTTAGGGAACTGAGCGATAAAGACTTTGAAATTATCCAGCTTTCCATTGATACGTATGTTCAAAAAGGATACGACTACCGAGAAATTCTTCAAAGCAAAGAAACTGAATAA
- the lepB gene encoding signal peptidase I has translation MKKYLLIGVAVLLTACSPEVASNDMETITDKDTKPEVELVEPLENSLLLEWDYDNMDRGDHDYETSAHPRLVVDPEDKEIKRGDVIYFKSPDFTIESNPDFNMPEYYISRVVGLEGETVEIKKGQVFIDGKKLDTFYSKVLRRGQNEEGFFKESDLATRSDDEYWKEYFATTMEPVKVEANTVFVLGDNWWRSTDSKDFGVLPIENVKGKVLGYKK, from the coding sequence TTGAAAAAGTATTTACTGATTGGAGTGGCAGTATTATTGACTGCGTGTTCACCAGAGGTTGCTTCGAATGATATGGAAACGATTACAGACAAAGACACAAAACCAGAAGTCGAATTGGTAGAACCTCTTGAAAATTCGTTGTTATTGGAATGGGATTACGACAATATGGATAGAGGTGACCACGATTATGAAACATCGGCTCATCCCCGTTTAGTTGTTGATCCTGAAGACAAGGAAATTAAACGCGGAGATGTTATTTACTTCAAATCACCCGACTTCACAATAGAAAGCAATCCAGACTTCAATATGCCTGAGTATTACATTTCAAGAGTAGTTGGGCTAGAGGGCGAAACCGTAGAGATTAAGAAGGGTCAAGTATTTATAGATGGCAAGAAACTAGATACTTTTTATTCTAAAGTGTTGAGAAGAGGTCAGAATGAAGAGGGATTTTTCAAAGAATCCGACCTTGCTACTAGAAGTGACGATGAATATTGGAAAGAATACTTTGCAACAACTATGGAGCCTGTAAAAGTTGAAGCGAACACTGTATTTGTCTTGGGAGATAACTGGTGGAGAAGTACTGATAGTAAAGATTTTGGAGTCTTACCGATTGAAAATGTGAAAGGAAAGGTATTAGGTTACAAGAAGTGA
- a CDS encoding DUF561 domain-containing protein — protein MKYVCEMLQIDYPIIQGGMGNISNAPLTSAVSEAGGLGTIGCGTMTPDEVEQIILQTKQQTKRNFAINIAINVSPYTKELIELVIKHGIPIVSLSAGNPVPFIQTLHEHGVKVIVLVASVKHAQKAEAAGADLLVAEGFEAAGINSNLELTTFTLIPQIVKNVQLPVIAAGGIGDGKGLAAALMLGASGVQIGTRLIATKEAPFHDNYKNSLVNASDTATIIVGRSVGMLRRILKTPYSQKLDEHEQQGMTFAQYGEMTTEKHHVKGAMDGDLENGFINSGQIAGLIDHIPSVKELVESMLDEANHQINRTSKELNQMLNRKYE, from the coding sequence ATGAAATATGTTTGTGAGATGTTGCAAATTGACTACCCAATTATACAGGGGGGGATGGGGAATATAAGCAATGCCCCGTTAACTTCTGCTGTGTCCGAAGCTGGTGGATTAGGAACGATCGGGTGTGGAACGATGACACCTGACGAAGTGGAACAAATTATCCTTCAAACGAAACAACAGACGAAACGAAACTTCGCGATCAACATCGCCATTAATGTCTCTCCATATACAAAAGAATTAATTGAGCTCGTTATTAAACATGGCATTCCGATTGTTTCTTTATCAGCTGGAAACCCAGTTCCTTTTATTCAGACTTTACATGAGCATGGTGTGAAAGTGATTGTTCTTGTAGCTTCCGTAAAACATGCACAAAAAGCGGAAGCGGCAGGTGCCGATCTTCTAGTGGCGGAAGGATTTGAAGCTGCGGGTATCAATTCCAATCTTGAATTGACGACATTCACACTCATTCCTCAGATTGTGAAAAATGTCCAACTCCCCGTTATTGCAGCTGGTGGTATCGGAGACGGTAAAGGACTCGCGGCTGCACTGATGCTGGGGGCGAGCGGTGTTCAAATTGGAACACGATTGATTGCCACCAAAGAAGCACCATTCCACGACAACTATAAGAACAGTTTAGTGAATGCGAGTGATACAGCAACGATTATTGTAGGACGCAGTGTAGGAATGCTGAGAAGAATCTTGAAGACACCTTATTCACAGAAACTGGACGAACATGAACAACAAGGCATGACCTTTGCACAATACGGTGAAATGACTACCGAAAAGCATCACGTCAAAGGTGCAATGGATGGTGATTTGGAAAACGGTTTTATCAATAGCGGTCAGATAGCTGGTTTGATTGACCATATCCCGAGTGTCAAGGAATTGGTAGAGAGCATGTTGGATGAAGCAAACCATCAAATCAACCGAACTTCAAAAGAATTGAATCAAATGCTTAATAGAAAATATGAATAA
- a CDS encoding 3-hydroxyacyl-CoA dehydrogenase, producing the protein MINRMVVVGSGLMGRGIAYVGAVGGYDVTVVDIHEHALENAKKEIERMFEKGVALGKLSSDHASNALRNLSFQPNLSEAAREADLIIEAVPEEITIKKRVFETMEEHAPAHCYFATNTSTMSPTEIASFAKRPDKTIAMHFFNPVHKMPLVEIVRGLETSDETAKTIKEVAEKMGKETVVINEFPGFVTSRISALVGNEAFYMLQEGLGTPEEIDKAIKLGLNYPMGPFELVDLVGLDTRLNNLNYLHAKLGEKYRPAPLLEQYVKAGRLGRKTGKGVYDYTIEEEWVKK; encoded by the coding sequence GTGATTAACCGTATGGTTGTTGTCGGTTCAGGTTTGATGGGCAGAGGAATTGCTTATGTTGGCGCAGTTGGTGGTTATGATGTAACTGTAGTCGACATACATGAACATGCATTGGAAAATGCAAAAAAGGAAATTGAACGAATGTTTGAAAAAGGGGTAGCGCTTGGGAAATTATCTTCTGATCATGCTTCAAATGCATTGCGGAACTTAAGTTTTCAACCAAACTTATCCGAAGCTGCACGAGAAGCGGATTTGATTATTGAAGCGGTTCCTGAAGAGATTACTATAAAAAAACGAGTGTTTGAAACAATGGAAGAACACGCACCTGCTCATTGTTATTTCGCGACGAATACGTCAACGATGAGTCCGACAGAAATTGCTTCATTTGCAAAACGACCTGATAAAACGATAGCGATGCATTTTTTCAATCCTGTACATAAGATGCCGCTTGTTGAAATTGTCCGTGGCTTGGAAACCAGTGATGAAACTGCCAAAACAATCAAAGAAGTTGCAGAAAAGATGGGCAAAGAAACGGTTGTTATCAATGAATTCCCGGGATTTGTTACTAGTAGGATTAGTGCCCTCGTTGGTAACGAAGCCTTCTACATGCTTCAGGAAGGACTTGGCACACCTGAAGAAATTGATAAAGCAATTAAGCTCGGCTTAAATTATCCAATGGGTCCATTCGAACTTGTAGATTTGGTAGGACTCGACACTCGCCTAAACAACTTAAACTATTTACATGCAAAGCTCGGGGAGAAATACCGCCCGGCACCGCTCCTTGAACAATATGTCAAAGCGGGTCGTCTCGGACGAAAAACCGGCAAGGGTGTATACGACTATACAATAGAAGAAGAGTGGGTCAAGAAATGA
- the paaX gene encoding phenylacetic acid degradation operon negative regulatory protein PaaX: MIFTIYGDYIRHYGNKIWIGSLIRLLKEFGHNEQSVRVAVSRMMKQGWIESEKKGNKSYYFLTPRGEARMEEAAVRIFKLTPDEWDGKWRMLMYTIPEEKRQIRDELRKELLWSGFGSFSNGCWISPNNLEKEVNLLIEKYEIQDYADFFVSSYKGPQADRSLVEKSWPLQEIEMKYQEFISTYSKQFIVHQSMMSKGQMSDAECFVERTKLVHEYRKFLFADPGLPKELLPEIWNGHHAALLFEQYYKLLAQSASQFFEEVFQEDNDMRWKDKSYDADDHPLMSE; the protein is encoded by the coding sequence ATGATTTTTACAATTTATGGTGATTACATCCGGCATTACGGAAACAAAATATGGATTGGTAGTTTAATTCGCCTGTTAAAAGAATTTGGACATAATGAACAATCCGTGCGCGTAGCGGTTTCCAGAATGATGAAGCAAGGATGGATTGAGTCTGAAAAAAAAGGCAATAAGAGTTATTATTTCTTGACCCCACGTGGTGAAGCCCGTATGGAAGAAGCGGCAGTCCGCATATTCAAATTAACACCAGACGAGTGGGATGGAAAATGGCGTATGCTGATGTATACGATTCCTGAAGAAAAGAGACAGATTCGCGATGAACTTCGTAAAGAACTGTTATGGAGCGGGTTTGGCAGCTTTTCAAACGGTTGCTGGATTTCACCGAACAATCTAGAAAAAGAAGTGAATCTTCTAATTGAAAAGTACGAGATTCAAGATTATGCAGATTTCTTCGTGTCCTCATATAAAGGACCGCAAGCAGATCGATCACTCGTCGAAAAAAGCTGGCCCCTTCAAGAGATAGAAATGAAATATCAGGAATTCATTTCGACCTACAGCAAACAGTTCATCGTCCATCAAAGCATGATGAGCAAAGGCCAGATGTCGGATGCCGAATGTTTTGTGGAACGCACGAAGCTTGTTCATGAATACCGAAAATTTCTCTTCGCAGATCCTGGACTTCCAAAAGAGTTGCTTCCGGAAATATGGAATGGTCATCATGCGGCACTGTTGTTCGAACAATACTATAAATTGCTTGCTCAATCAGCAAGTCAATTCTTCGAAGAGGTCTTCCAAGAAGACAATGATATGCGGTGGAAAGACAAATCATATGATGCGGATGACCATCCTTTAATGAGTGAATGA
- the pdhA gene encoding pyruvate dehydrogenase (acetyl-transferring) E1 component subunit alpha, translating to MEQNYPIKRIIDDQGVLVDESYKNTIDEKLVKELYYNMLRIRTYDRKSINLQRQGRLGTYAPFEGQEAAQVGSALALEENDWVFPTYRDHGATLTFGKSMTRTFLYWNGRVEGCVPPEGRNIFPPAVPIATQLPHAAGAAWAEKLKGTKNASIAYFGDGATSEGDFHEGLNFASVFKVPVVFFNQNNGYAISVPMEKQMNSKTIAQKSVAYGIPGVRIDGNDCLAVYFETKKAFDRARNGDGPTLIEAVTWRKGAHTTADDPSKYRPAEQGQHIVDPMERMELFMKNYGYWDEQWIKEMTEKTANEVEAAVDEMENYPPPNVEDVFNHVFAVLPVQLAEQKEAYLAHLGRR from the coding sequence GTGGAACAAAACTATCCGATCAAAAGAATAATAGACGATCAAGGCGTTCTCGTTGATGAAAGTTATAAAAATACGATTGATGAAAAATTGGTAAAAGAATTGTATTACAACATGCTGCGTATCCGCACTTATGACAGAAAATCTATTAACTTGCAACGACAAGGGCGACTTGGTACATATGCGCCTTTCGAAGGGCAAGAAGCAGCACAGGTAGGAAGTGCGTTAGCGCTTGAGGAGAATGACTGGGTCTTCCCGACTTATCGTGACCATGGTGCGACTCTGACTTTTGGAAAAAGCATGACTAGAACATTTTTGTATTGGAATGGAAGAGTAGAAGGGTGTGTACCACCTGAAGGTAGAAATATCTTTCCTCCGGCTGTACCGATTGCTACTCAACTGCCTCATGCTGCGGGTGCAGCTTGGGCAGAAAAGCTGAAAGGAACAAAAAATGCCTCCATTGCTTATTTCGGGGACGGAGCCACTTCAGAAGGTGACTTTCATGAAGGACTGAATTTTGCGAGCGTATTCAAAGTTCCAGTCGTTTTCTTCAATCAAAATAACGGCTATGCGATTTCAGTTCCGATGGAAAAACAAATGAATTCCAAGACGATTGCACAAAAGTCAGTTGCTTATGGAATACCAGGTGTCCGTATTGACGGAAATGATTGTCTGGCGGTCTACTTTGAAACGAAAAAAGCATTTGACCGTGCACGTAATGGAGATGGACCGACATTAATAGAAGCAGTTACATGGCGAAAAGGTGCTCACACGACTGCGGATGATCCATCGAAATATCGCCCTGCGGAACAAGGCCAGCATATTGTTGACCCTATGGAACGAATGGAATTGTTCATGAAAAACTATGGCTACTGGGATGAACAGTGGATTAAGGAAATGACAGAAAAAACAGCGAATGAAGTCGAAGCGGCTGTCGATGAAATGGAAAACTACCCACCGCCAAACGTGGAAGATGTTTTCAATCATGTATTCGCAGTATTGCCCGTTCAACTCGCTGAACAGAAAGAAGCATATCTTGCACATTTGGGGAGGCGGTGA